A genomic window from Plasmodium malariae genome assembly, chromosome: 10 includes:
- the LSM2 gene encoding U6 snRNA-associated Sm-like protein LSm2, putative yields MLFFTFFQQLAEKNHHVTVELKNDLQISGVLHSVDQYLNIKLTNVSVNNPEKYPHLLSIKSCFVRGSVVRYVFLQSNEINIDKLHHMCRQEAKITSEKEKERR; encoded by the exons ATG cttttttttacattttttcaaCAGTTAGCTGAGAAAAATCATCACGTAACagtagaattaaaaaatgatttacAAATATCGGGTGTGTTACATTCAGTAGATCAATACTTAAACATTAAGTTAACAAATGTGTCTGTCAACAATCCGGAGAAATACCCTCACTTG CTATCGATTAAATCTTGTTTTGTGCGAGGATCAGTAGTAAGGTACGTTTTTTTGCAGTCAAATGAAATTAACATTGACAAGCTACATCATATGTGCAGACAAGAAGCAAAAATAACATCAGAGAAGGAGAAAGAAAGGAGATAA